From Debaryomyces hansenii CBS767 chromosome C complete sequence, a single genomic window includes:
- a CDS encoding DEHA2C07524p (similar to CA1482|IPF15575 Candida albicans) — MSAFTLPDLRFEESFLRTLYSYAGYQTPTPDAKNSAALTEKELTLLSGKIDDQEQQIIDSPSGPSGFHPIGPISPSIIAYAVFKDQILMPLIQGFLWTGFLISIRPFLGIIVQQGQRCGLWLSNTLGLNRIRPSPNPYVYKTTI, encoded by the coding sequence ATGTCAGCTTTTACGCTTCCTGATTTGAGATTCGAAGAATCGTTCTTGAGAACATTATACTCATATGCTGGATACCAAACCCCCACTCCAGATGCTAAAAATTCCGCAGCGCTTACGgaaaaagaattgactTTACTTAGCGGCAAAATAGATGACCAAGAACAACAAATAATAGATAGTCCAAGTGGGCCAAGCGGATTTCATCCTATAGGTCCAATTTCCCCTTCCATAATTGCATACGCCGTGTTCAAAGATCAAATCCTTATGCCGCTCATACAAGGGTTCTTATGGACTGGATTTTTGATTAGCATCCGCCCATTTTTGGGAATAATTGTGCAGCAGGGTCAGAGATGTGGGTTATGGCTCTCGAATACTTTGGGGTTAAATAGAATCAGACCATCTCCAAATCcatatgtatataaaaCGACTATATAG
- a CDS encoding DEHA2C07480p (similar to uniprot|P53258 Saccharomyces cerevisiae YGR100W MDR1 Cytoplasmic GTPase-activating protein for Ypt/Rab transport GTPases Ypt6p Ypt31p and Sec4p), which yields MAFFETIRDKAVSTINQVLDKKNVSGLTKDQLFCHENRLPGDESIIDESAVEIGIKSEESKDHYKNLPIPQGRIYLTQHFLVFRDAFDRRNCSFSLHLSTIKKVERLPTASYGFALAISTHSKLKITLSLIGLRSESEKFAHNMKLALKKNLSNIQKLQPFIQTCYSEYLLSKNNISDEKIEVIPAGGLGLKFKFPGNAKESRDKSKMKLWFDLFRVDGRNLSLIKSPMFYRLVRVGLPNRLRGEIWELCCGSMYLRLANQEEYQELLNNNKGKQSLAIEEIEKDLNRSLPEYAAYQSPEGIARLRNVLTAYSWKNAEVGYCQAMNIVVAALLIFMSEEQAFWCLNVLCDRIVPGYYSRTMYGTLLDQRVFESLVQDTIPMLWEHITKNDIQLSVVSLPWFLSLYLSSMPLVFAFRILDVFFLQGPKTLFQVAIAILKLNGEELLKTEDDGTFISILKNYFQTLDQSAHPDSPNQKYRSITKFQELLVTAFKEFSVIDDDMINKHRSKHRDTIYQNISTFVKRTELRNLPRTNNFNQDILGIIYDRFYSIVESYSITMGSGSSTMDFKAFRRFMSEICDWVQDQNDMAQHNDSDENNEEFLHRLFSHWSSEGEDTLTLSDLVDGLNKLYEPDLMTSITNFFQLYSNDDGKIDREGILQISEDLLYLTTPWKDGLLLDHITEGVIENAIADEIYKQQKENGANFNENDISLPTEANIDKEKLENQQMERYLSAASTFIQRSFEYAQPEDEELLIKDLAIDNKISHNAALNPNTPVFVNLPTFRMVVLADETYELFFSKTLRTSIHVSKPLDSKFSTIRNLRDMFDGLLADGRKVANKVRRRMDSAATSTLNNPNSGGENATLKSSSPEKSKDEEDERDDDFGVISIDEKDKDILLGAEGQVSVDPIKNSHSTSEELSKFRNAEDVSKKQSIEKGVSGKDKNLIEFET from the coding sequence ATGGCGTTCTTTGAAACTATACGTGATAAGGCCGTGAGTACAATTAACCAAGTATTGGATAAGAAGAATGTTTCGGGTCTCACAAAAGATCAATTGTTTTGTCATGAAAATCGTTTACCAGGAGATGAATCAATTATAGATGAATCAGCAGTTGAGATTGGAATTAAATCGGAAGAAAGTAAAGATCATTATAAGAATCTACCAATTCCACAAGGTAGAATATACTTGACACAGCACTTTTTAGTGTTTCGTGATGCATTTGATAGAAGgaattgttctttttcattacACTTATCTACGATTAAGAAAGTTGAAAGATTGCCCACAGCATCTTACGGATTTGCATTGGCGATATCTACACATAgtaaattaaaaattacATTGTCTCTTATTGGGCTTCGGTCAGAGAGTGAAAAATTCGCCCACAATATGAAATTGGCATTAAAGAAGAACTTATCCAATATTCAGAAGTTACAACCTTTTATTCAAACATGCTACTCTGAATACTTGTTATccaagaataatatatcagATGAGAAGATTGAAGTAATCCCAGCGGGTGGTCTTGGattaaaattcaagtttCCAGGTAATGCTAAGGAATCTAGAGATAAATccaaaatgaaattatggTTCGATCTTTTCAGGGTAGATGGAAGGAATTTGTCGCTTATAAAGTCACCTATGTTTTATAGGTTGGTAAGAGTCGGTTTACCCAACAGGTTGAGAGGTGAAATATGGGAATTATGTTGCGGGTCAATGTATTTAAGATTGGcaaatcaagaagaatatcaGGAATTGTTGAATAACAATAAGGGAAAGCAATCATTGGCCATCGAAGAAATAGAGAAAGATTTAAACAGATCTTTACCTGAATACGCTGCTTATCAAAGTCCAGAAGGAATTGCAAGGTTGCGTAATGTATTGACGGCATATTCCTGGAAGAATGCGGAAGTAGGATATTGCCAAGCCATGAATATTGTGGTTGCAGCTCTACTTATATTTATGTCAGAAGAACAGGCATTTTGGTGTTTAAATGTTTTGTGTGATAGGATTGTTCCAGGGTATTACTCACGAACAATGTACGGTACACTTTTAGATCAAAGGGTATTCGAATCTTTAGTTCAGGACACAATACCCATGTTATGGGAGCATATTacaaaaaatgatattcaattgtcGGTTGTATCTTTACCGTGGTTTCTTTCATTGTATTTAAGCTCTATGCCCTTGGTATTTGCATTCAGAATTCTTGATGTTTTTTTCTTGCAAGGCCCGAAAACATTGTTTCAAGTTGCAATTGctatattaaaattaaacgGTGAAGAATTGTTAAAGACAGAAGATGATGGAACGTTTATCTCaatcttgaagaattattttcaaactttGGATCAATCGGCGCACCCTGATTCCCCGAATCAAAAATATAGATCGATCACCAAATTTCAGGAATTATTAGTAACAGCATTCAAGGAATTTTCTGTtatagatgatgatatgATTAACAAACATCGTAGTAAACACAGAGATacaatttatcaaaatatttctacGTTCGTTAAAAGGACCGAATTGAGAAACCTACCAAGGACCAACAATTTTAATCAAGATATATTGGGCATAATTTATGATAGATTCTATTCTATCGTAGAGTCTTATAGCATTACAATGGGTTCGGGATCTAGTACTATGGATTTCAAAGCGTTCAGAAGATTTATGTCGGAAATCTGTGACTGGGTTCAAGACCAAAATGATATGGCACAACATAATGACCtggatgaaaataatgaagagttCTTACATAGATTATTTTCCCACTGGTCCTCTGAAGGCGAAGATACTCTCACCTTGTCTGATTTGGTTGATGGTTTAAATAAGTTATATGAACCCGATTTAATGACTTCGATAACGAATTTCTTCCAGTTATATTCCAATGACGatggaaaaattgatagagAAGGAATTTTACAGATTTCAGAAGACTTGTTGTACCTTACAACACCCTGGAAGGATGGCTTGCTATTGGACCATATAACGGAAGGGGTTATCGAAAATGCAATTGCTGATGAGATTTATAAACAGCAGAAGGAGAATGGAGCCAATTTTAATGAGaatgatatttctttaCCAACAGAAGCTAATatagataaagaaaaattggaGAACCAACAAATGGAAAGATACTTATCAGCGGCAAGCACCTTTATACAAAGGTCTTTTGAATATGCACAGCCGgaggatgaagaattgCTTATCAAGGATTTGgcaattgataataaaatttcacaTAACGCTGCACTCAATCCTAATACACCTGTTTTCGTTAATTTACCAACATTTAGAATGGTTGTTTTAGCTGATGAAACCTATGAATTATTCTTCAGTAAGACATTGCGAACCTCTATTCACGTATCAAAACCACTTGATTCCAAATTTAGTACCATTCGTAATTTGAGAGACATGTTTGATGGTTTACTAGCTGATGGCAGGAAGGTTGCAAATAAGGTTCGTCGTCGTATGGACTCAGCTGCTACTAGCACTTTGAATAATCCTAACAGTGGTGGTGAGAATGCAACATTGAAGTCAAGCAGCCCAGAAAAGAGTaaagacgaagaagacgaGAGGGATGATGACTTTGGTGTTATTTCTATAGATGAAAAGgataaagatatattattagGAGCTGAGGGCCAGGTTTCTGTTGACCCCATAAAGAATTCTCATTCGACTAGCgaagaattatcaaaattccGGAACGCGGAAGATGTGTCAAAGAAACAAAGTATTGAAAAAGGTGTTAGTGGtaaagataaaaatttGATCGAATTCGAAACCTAg
- a CDS encoding DEHA2C07546p (similar to uniprot|P16370 Saccharomyces cerevisiae YIL021w RPB3 RNA polymerase II third largest subunit B44) gives MDIDKGSDTGPRVTIRHTDKEHVDFILKDVDLAMANSMRRTMLAEVPTLAIDLVEIEVNTSVLADEFISHRLGLIPLNSEGIDNLSYSRDCTCDQYCANCSVKLELTAKCDTDSTMSVYSSDLAKFHNGSKLGDPVARDNHRKGPLICKLRKHQELRITCIAKKGIAKEHAKWSPCGAIGFEYDPWNKLKHTDYWYEDDADEEWPKSANCDWEEAPDADAPFDYKAKPSTFYMDVETVGNLPPNEVILKGIETLQLKLAGISMELNKDSIEASNAAAGGFTTYGRSPGGNSPGMGNSPYGGDSGFGNSTWG, from the coding sequence ATGGATATAGATAAAGGAAGTGACACGGGTCCAAGAGTGACTATAAGACATACGGATAAAGAGCATgttgattttatattgaagGATGTCGATTTAGCGATGGCAAATTCTATGAGAAGAACGATGTTGGCAGAAGTGCCTACATTAGCTATAGACCTTGTTGAAATCGAGGTGAATACGTCAGTGTTAGCAGATGAATTCATTTCGCATAGATTGGGGTTAATACCATTGAATAGTGAAGGTATCGACAATTTATCGTATTCTAGGGACTGTACCTGTGATCAGTACTGTGCTAATTGTTCGGTGAAGTTAGAACTAACTGCTAAGTGTGATACAGATTCGACCATGAGCGTATATTCGTCTGATTTGGCTAAGTTTCATAATGGTTCGAAATTGGGGGACCCTGTGGCTCGTGATAATCATCGTAAGGGACCACTTATTTGTAAATTAAGAAAGCATCAGGAATTAAGAATAACTTGTATTGCCAAGAAGGGTATTGCTAAGGAACATGCCAAATGGTCGCCTTGTGGTGCCATAGGATTTGAATACGACCCTTGGAACAAGTTGAAACATACAGACTACTGGTACGAAGATGATGCGGATGAAGAATGGCCAAAATCGGCTAACTGTGACTGGGAAGAAGCTCCTGATGCAGACGCTCCGTTTGACTATAAGGCAAAGCCATCGACCTTCTATATGGATGTTGAAACAGTTGGCAATTTACCTCCTAACGAAGTTATTTTAAAGGGTATCGAGACTTTACAATTGAAGCTTGCGGGTATTTCGATggaattaaataaagaCAGTATAGAAGCCAGCAATGCTGCTGCCGGGGGTTTTACGACATACGGTAGATCGCCTGGAGGAAATTCTCCAGGAATGGGTAACTCTCCTTATGGCGGGGATAGTGGCTTTGGTAATTCTACATGGGGTTAA
- a CDS encoding DEHA2C07590p (similar to uniprot|P40546 Saccharomyces cerevisiae YIL019w FAF1 Protein required for pre-rRNA processing and 40S ribosomal subunit assembly), with product MSHITATKTKRNMSDDEYMKALEIQRRNFEAQFGSLETMGFQDKSKVDENNAEDGLGDEEDQDKNEDEYEFNGFESNDESGSEQDKDTDSSEEFVSDEEETRVVPKVVKINDHHSTNNGTIISKADKKLLRSGRAPTLAEIARKEQELQKKNKKSQQAVKEDEDNLENDLKLQRLLQESHILANKVEYSGADVTLQTLDFEAPTGNARKRTLDSRLRNISSVNSSTKGLPKTLEKMPMSMRKGMIASRERQIAKYEEEARNAGIILSKVKKGELRDIKQGKGSTSASDRLGTGKRAPRKIRDRGLKINSVGRSTRNGLIISQQEIDKINNQGRRFNKKKR from the coding sequence ATGTCCCATATTACTGCAACGAAAACCAAACGCAACATGAGTGATGACGAGTACATGAAGGCATTAGAAATACAGAGGAGAAACTTTGAGGCCCAATTTGGATCTTTGGAAACTATGGGGTTCCAAGATAAATCCAAGGTGGATGAGAATAATGCTGAGGATGGCCTAGGCGATGAGGAGGACcaagataaaaatgaagacgaatatgaatttaatgGGTTTGAGTCTAACGATGAATCAGGTTCAGAACAAGACAAGGACACAGATTCAAGTGAAGAATTTGTTTCGGACGAGGAGGAAACAAGAGTTGTTCCTAAAGTGGTGAAGATAAACGACCACCATTCCACTAATAACGGAACTATAATAAGCAAGGCCGACAAAAAGTTACTCAGATCAGGTAGAGCACCAACCCTTGCCGAAATTGCCAGAAAGGAGCAAGAGCTtcagaaaaaaaataagaaatcCCAGCAAGCAGTtaaggaagatgaagataactTGGAAAACGACTTGAAGCTACAGAGATTATTGCAAGAATCGCATATATTGGCAAACAAGGTTGAATATTCAGGTGCAGATGTCACATTGCAAACGCTTGATTTCGAGGCACCTACCGGTAACGCAAGGAAAAGAACACTTGATTCACGTCTCAGAAACATCTCTTCTGTTAACTCGTCTACCAAAGGATTGCCTAAGACGTTGGAAAAAATGCCTATGTCGATGAGAAAGGGTATGATCGCCAGTCGTGAACGTCAAATCGCGAAGTATGAAGAAGAGGCCAGGAATGCAGGTATCATTTTGTCGAAGGTCAAGAAAGGTGAATTGAGAGACATTAAACAAGGAAAGGGCTCTACATCAGCCAGTGATAGATTGGGAACTGGTAAAAGGGCTCCAAGGAAAATCAGAGACAGAggattgaaaattaattcGGTAGGTAGATCTACAAGGAATGGTTTGATTATTTCCCAACAAGAAATCGACAAAATTAACAATCAAGGTCGCCGTttcaacaagaagaagagataA
- a CDS encoding DEHA2C07568p (highly similar to CA1480|CaHIS6 Candida albicans CaHIS6 5 Pro-FAR isomerase), protein MTKFRGCIDIHSGQVKQIVGGTLTQDDTTELNHKSTTTENFVSTKPSSYYAELYKNAGINGCHVIKLGSNPENDEAAKLACQSWPNNLQVGGGINGDNALEWLDVHKASHVILTSWLFSDSDEGKEFDWVKLKRVSELVGKSRLIVDLSCRELRVDDKIEWVVAMNKWQTLTNNKLSAEFLGEVSQYCDEFLIHAADVEGLCNGIDVNLVAKLGEWCPEGFEGKIVYAGGARSVKDLDTVSKLSDDKVDLTYGSALDVFGGKLVKFDDLVSWNELH, encoded by the coding sequence ATGACAAAGTTCAGAGGCTGTATTGACATACATTCTGGTCAAGTAAAGCAAATTGTTGGTGGTACTTTAACACAAGATGATACAACAGAATTGAACCATAAATCAACTACTACAGAGAACTTCGTTTCGACCAAACCTTCGTCATATTATGCCGAATTATACAAAAATGCGGGCATAAATGGATGCCATGTAATCAAATTAGGTTCCAACcctgaaaatgatgaagcaGCTAAATTGGCGTGTCAGCTGTGGCCAAATAACTTGCAAGTAGGAGGTGGCATCAATGGTGATAACGCATTGGAATGGTTGGATGTACATAAAGCTTCTCATGTTATTTTGACAAGTTGGCTATTCAGTGATAGCGATGAAGGTAAGGAGTTTGACTGGGTAAAGCTAAAACGAGTATCTGAATTGGTGGGCAAATCTAGATTGATTGTTGATTTGAGTTGCAGAGAGTTAAGAGTTGATGACAAAATTGAATGGGTGGTTGCTATGAACAAATGGCAGACATTGACTAACAACAAATTAAGCGCTGAGTTTTTGGGTGAAGTGTCTCAATATTGTGACGAATTTTTGATACATGCTGCAGATGTCGAAGGGTTATGCAATGGAATTGATGTGAATCTTGTGGCGAAATTGGGAGAGTGGTGTCCTGAGGGCTTTGAAGGGAAGATAGTATATGCCGGTGGTGCCAGACTGGTCAAAGATTTAGATACAGTCAGCAAGTTGAGTGATGATAAGGTTGACTTGACCTATGGAAGTGCATTGGATGTGTTTGGTGGAAAGTTGGTTAAATTTGATGACCTTGTGTCCTGGAACGAATTACATTaa
- a CDS encoding DEHA2C07502p (weakly similar to uniprot|Q04279 Saccharomyces cerevisiae YMR086w), protein MFSRRQNRSVHDTSYTGVSPAASKTNQPNNNALAAALSIGKSLKQQGGPGVHAPSGGSNQYLSKPPQKRNSLLKRDSITRSPSSNKFRNFSDASYNSTLSHSMQTPPHSAQRRSSIQRQSNGGYDLDDSFDDSYYDDINQDATQNYNNAKMRDLRLSHQLSPPPSRNGQPHAESGTVKMIKKYIPTPNGIKIIEVPETVYQKEVVRNNSMRSMPRSGSMTSLSQKRIPRTTSLSSIAGANKKPSHQRLSSLSRNPALGTMAENEEAQSRKGRNEDSELQKLQQQIDHEKQVSKDLELKRLEYEKIKLERLENEKKILLLKREAANNKDIDVSEVIDEGDEEEDVPLPNISVIVDEMENKRLGQEEESEINKNATIEKPSLGEINDISRDEDVNAEDETSIYEEEAIPEASIDASSVVVDELEKKNIVGDEPTSDIKTSEHLQNGFKNDHGAAELNVISQYSDSKELLNRNSIIDNPIPVSTDEEDFGIEEVPYDKSEENNLAKHLRPNFDSSSEIIDTKHSGPKFDPEPEIISTDETMQLKESNHDMLDVEDPTVEDIAITTLQIPTSTLNNDSSSSSARSTGSFDSNMQSRSEKRPVKSAMKNSSSFYNSSNNSSTVKNAAQDAYLSLATAENTRLNSKISSSQLNDVGPQLNGGANQMQQPQSNNQYYENQSNQQNQQNQRNQQNQQNHRNHRNQQNQKNQQNQQNQPNQPNQGMRISTLRKSPSTQSPGLASRTLRPQSTLPETLPQSNQHSPVNGMGNRKLRDRTSAHVNPTRDRSSYMNHISPHPALQPNYQSPSKTKAAELYAKASARPNSSFMPVAAKKTSDQPATQQAQKSRRTTLRDMSSPNQAQRADNSLNNPPQNTNDTSSNPVENRRAFRSRLADSDEEEGTEGRSKFFGGGFSSRFNDSDEDLGGFTHKQNSANQTTTQYPSKNNDLPVSNASPNRNNNTIMDGKTDQPSKSKSKDKKKFAKLRKLFGKD, encoded by the coding sequence ATGTTCTCCAGACGTCAGAATCGAAGTGTACATGACACCTCGTACACTGGGGTTAGTCCTGCTGCATCAAAGACGAATCAACCCAACAACAATGCATTGGCAGCTGCATTGAGTATTGGAAAGTCGCTCAAGCAACAGGGAGGTCCTGGTGTACATGCTCCCAGTGGAGGCTCAAACCAATACTTGTCGAAACCACCTCAGAAGCGCAACAGTCTTTTGAAAAGGGATTCTATTACAAGAAGTCCTAGCAGTAACAAATTTCGAAATTTTTCTGATGCTTCTTACAATTCGACCCTCTCCCATTCAATGCAGACACCTCCTCATTCTGCTCAAAGAAGGTCGTCAATACAAAGACAATCGAACGGGGGCTATGACTTAGATGATAGCTTTGACGATTCGTATTATGATGATATCAATCAGGATGCTACCCAAAACTACAATAATGCTAAAATGAGAGACTTGAGGTTGTCACATCAATTATCTCCGCCTCCTTCGCGTAATGGACAACCACATGCAGAATCTGGTACTGTGAAGATGATCAAAAAGTATATACCAACTCCAAACGGTATCAAGATCATTGAGGTTCCAGAAACTGTATACCAAAAGGAGGTGGTCAGAAACAATTCAATGAGATCAATGCCTAGATCGGGATCGATGACGTCTTTGTCTCAAAAAAGAATACCAAGAACAACTTCATTAAGTTCAATAGCAGGTGCGAATAAGAAGCCGTCGCATCAAAGACTTTCGAGTTTAAGTAGAAATCCTGCTTTGGGGACAATGGCTGAAAACGAAGAAGCCCAATCTAGAAAGGGACGTAATGAAGATTCAGAATTGCAGAAATTACAACAGCAAATAGACCATGAAAAGCAGGTTTCGAAAGATTTAGAATTGAAGCGCTTAGAGtatgaaaaaataaaattggaaaGATTAGAAAACGAAAAGAAGATCCTACTCTTAAAGAGAGAAGctgcaaataataaagacaTAGATGTATCTGaagttattgatgaaggtgatgaagaagaagatgtgCCTCTTCCTAATATTCTGGTCATTGTCGACGAAATGGAAAATAAGCGTCTAGGACAAGAGGAAGAATcagaaattaataaaaatgcaacaattgaaaaaccATCATTAGgtgaaatcaatgatatcTCAAGAGATGAGGACGTAAATGCGGAAGATGAAACTTCCATCTATGAGGAAGAAGCTATACCTGAGGCCTCGATAGATGCATCTAGTGTGGTTGTTGATGAACTagaaaagaaaaacatAGTAGGTGATGAGCCAACTTCTGATATTAAGACTTCAGAACATCTTCAGAATGGCTTTAAAAATGACCATGGGGCCGCAGAGCTAAATGTTATCAGTCAGTATAGCGATtctaaagaattattaaatcgTAATAGTATAATAGACAATCCAATACCTGTTAGtactgatgaagaagacttCGGTATTGAAGAAGTGCCATACGATAAGTCTGAAGAAAACAATCTTGCAAAGCATTTGAGACCAAATTTTGACTCGCTGCtggaaattattgatacaAAACATTCTGGGCCTAAATTTGATCCAGAACCAGAAATTATCAGTACTGATGAAACCATGCAACTTAAAGAATCAAACCATGATATGCTCGATGTTGAAGACCCTACAGTTGAGGATATTGCTATAACAACATTGCAGATCCCAACATCGACACTTAACAATGATAGTTCTAGTTCTTCAGCACGTTCAACAGGAAGTTTTGATTCTAACATGCAATCCAGGTCGGAGAAAAGGCCAGTGAAGTCGgcaatgaaaaattctaGCTCATTCTATAATTCGTCGAATAATTCATCCACAGTGAAGAATGCGGCGCAAGATGCTTATCTCTCTTTAGCTACTGCAGAAAATACGAGGTTGAATTCTAAAATATCCTCGTCGCAACTAAATGATGTTGGTCCTCAACTTAACGGTGGAGCGAATCAAATGCAACAACCTCAATCAAACAACCAATATTatgaaaatcaatcaaatcaacaaaatcaacaaaatcaacgcaatcaacaaaatcaacaaaatcatcGCAATCATCGcaatcaacaaaatcaaaaaaatcaacaaaatcagCAAAATCAGCCAAATCAGCCAAATCAAGGCATGCGGATTTCAACATTAAGAAAATCACCATCCACTCAGAGCCCAGGCTTGGCATCGAGAACGCTCAGACCACAGTCGACCCTTCCTGAAACTCTTCCTCAGAGTAATCAGCATTCTCCTGTTAACGGAATGGGCAATAGGAAGTTAAGAGATAGGACATCAGCGCATGTTAACCCTACTAGAGATAGATCATCTTACATGAATCATATAAGCCCGCACCCGGCCTTGCAACCAAATTATCAGTCTCCCTCAAAGACGAAAGCTGCCGAGTTATATGCGAAGGCCAGTGCTAGACCAAATTCATCTTTCATGCCAGTAGCTGCAAAGAAGACTTCCGATCAACCAGCTACACAACAGGCACAAAAATCTCGCAGAACAACGTTGCGTGATATGTCATCACCAAATCAGGCCCAACGAGCTGATAACTCTTTGAACAACCCACCACAGAATACAAATGATACTAGTTCCAATCCTGTTGAAAACCGTAGGGCTTTCAGATCAAGGCTCGCCGATTCTGATGAGGAGGAAGGTACTGAAGGCAGAAGTAAATTTTTTGGTGGAGGATTTTCTTCGAGATTCAATGATTCCGATGAAGATCTTGGAGGGTTCACACATAAACAAAATAGTGCTAATCAAACCACTACTCAATATCcttcaaagaataatgaCCTTCCTGTGTCTAATGCCCTGCCAAATcgtaataataatactattaTGGATGGAAAAACTGATCAGCCTCTGAAATCCAAATCTAAGGATAAGAAAAAGTTTGCTAAATTAAGAAAACTTTTCGGTAAGGACTAG